One Desulfofalx alkaliphila DSM 12257 DNA segment encodes these proteins:
- a CDS encoding transposase, translating into MAKKPYYEPELKQKIIRLHLEEGRTQKSLTEEYGLGQGTISYWLKQHRKECQFNPQLQEQTDAFEE; encoded by the coding sequence GTGGCTAAAAAACCATACTATGAACCCGAGTTAAAACAAAAGATTATACGCCTTCATCTCGAAGAAGGGCGCACACAAAAGAGTCTGACTGAAGAATATGGCCTTGGCCAAGGTACGATATCATACTGGTTAAAGCAACACCGCAAAGAATGCCAATTCAACCCTCAACTACAAGAACAAACAGATGCTTTCGAAGAGAA
- a CDS encoding ArsR/SmtB family transcription factor: protein MKHSYADYVPAIKAMSDETRLKIIDMLSCGEMCACDILEEFSISQSTLSYHMKILSESGLVNAVRDGAWMRYTLNKEKTDEVIAFFTCITNDKEDCICKKSKNKKSDNQCC from the coding sequence ATGAAGCATTCATATGCAGATTATGTTCCTGCAATTAAGGCTATGTCAGATGAAACACGGTTAAAGATTATTGATATGCTATCGTGTGGAGAAATGTGCGCATGCGATATATTAGAAGAATTCAGTATTTCTCAATCCACTCTTAGTTATCATATGAAGATTTTATCTGAAAGCGGCCTTGTAAATGCAGTACGTGATGGGGCTTGGATGAGATATACATTAAACAAGGAAAAAACGGATGAGGTTATAGCTTTCTTTACATGCATAACAAACGATAAAGAAGATTGTATTTGTAAAAAGAGCAAAAATAAAAAATCTGATAATCAATGTTGTTAA
- the arsD gene encoding arsenite efflux transporter metallochaperone ArsD, whose amino-acid sequence MKNIEIFDPAMCCSTGVCGPSIDPELLRVATVINSLKEKGIIIKRHGLSSEPQDFISNKVISEILQKEGADILPVTLLDGEIVKTKSYPTNEEFSAWLGVEISAKAQKKSGCCGPKGCC is encoded by the coding sequence ATGAAAAATATTGAGATTTTTGACCCAGCAATGTGTTGCTCGACAGGAGTTTGTGGCCCATCTATTGACCCAGAGCTGTTAAGAGTAGCAACTGTTATTAATTCGCTTAAAGAAAAAGGGATTATTATAAAAAGGCATGGTTTGTCAAGTGAACCTCAGGATTTTATCTCCAATAAAGTTATAAGTGAAATTCTACAAAAGGAAGGAGCAGATATTCTTCCTGTAACACTTTTAGATGGTGAAATTGTAAAAACTAAAAGCTACCCGACAAACGAAGAATTTTCGGCATGGTTAGGGGTGGAAATAAGCGCAAAAGCTCAAAAGAAGAGTGGTTGCTGCGGACCAAAGGGGTGCTGTTAA